The genomic stretch ttcctcaccaGACGAGTAGAATTATTTGAGGGACATGTAACTTAGTCTCAGCATTCACCAGCTGTACCTCATCATGCTAATCTtcaggcttttttgtttttttaacagggGCTTTTAAGAGTTAAGTTACACaagtctctttttatttttaagtgagtAGATTCCTTGTTGCATTGATGATAATtttcagccttttaaaaaaaaaaataaataaataagggggGGGGCTTTGAAGATTTAAGTTACACaactctctttttatttttaaagtgagtgGATTCCTTGTTGCGTTGTTGAGAATGATAAATTGATACCACATGTTGCTTCCAGACAAAAAAGTCTCTGTATTCCTGTGGAAGCACTTGCAGCTGGTGTCTGAGTTAATGGATGGGCTCCACAAGGTAAACACAGTTTGGAAGAGACTGAAACAGACACTGGCTAGGAGAGGCGGGGAAATTCTTGCATTTTTAAAGACTAGGGGTTCTGCCAGTTTTGCCTGATGAGGATAAAATGCTGAAATACTTTACAATTGCAAGGCTTTTGTGGCAAGGAGCAGTTAGGTGTCTATATCAAATCTGGTATATAATATTTTGGAAATGATAAAATGCCCGGTATGTAATCCTACCTTTTTGTAATCCTATCAAAAAAGGGTCAGAGAAATAAGTTATCAGGACATAGTAGGTACATCCATTTTCTAGAGCAAAACATAGCTGATTTTTTGAGGGAAGACTAATTTAAGGAAGTTTTATGCAGTGGATAAAAGTTTGCTCattaaaatttgaaaatataGCTCTGGGTTCTATAAAAGTAGTACCTCCATGAGTGCTGTTGATCTGAGCACTGGTCTGCTGATTCATTATGAAGGGACCATTGTATGCTAATGAGCCCTGTCCTAGCATACAGCATTCTGTCCTTTTCACATAcaaaacaacatgaaaaaattAAAGGTTGAGATATATAACAGACACAAGAAAGCACACAGCAGAGGAGCCAAGGGCGAGAGTTTGACACTCCAGCCCTATTTTCATAGCTCCACTAGATAAATTTCAGGCCCCAAGCATTTCCTCCTACCCATGTGGCCCACCTCCACCAGACTTCTCCTTCCAGACGTGGTCTATAaaaggtctcccctcccccccccagaaatCCCAGCAGAGTTCTTTAGCCACTTGCAACAGCAAGAGCCACAGTTCAGACGCAGCAGCCTTCTGACTTCATGTGGACTCTCTTCTTCCTGGACTTTTCATCTTGACAGTGGCATCTCCAGTTGCTTCTAACATCTTGCTGACTCTCTGACATGCATGCCCCCTTGCTGCTAGGCTCACTCCCCCCTGCTCATCATGCATCTCATCAGGAACACCACAACTTGTCCCAGCTCCAGTTCTGCTCAGTACCCATCTCAGCCTTTCCCACCCGCTAAAATCCATAATCACTAACACCAGTGTTCAAATAATTGAGTTGCCTGTAACTTTGAGAAGTGTGCAGCCAAACAAAGGCTCagctttttcttattttcttgcCACCATCTTATTTTCTCCTCGTGGCATCTTTCCTATTGTTCTTCATTTTTGTGTTgaatctttattatttttattatttactatttgtagcGCAGAAATGCCTAGATCCCCATTGAGGGATTGgggctctgttgtgctaggcacctATACAAACACATAAGTACTCTATACATTTGATTTTAGACTGTAAGGACCACAGATATTCTATCTGTTAATAAAATATATAGCACACTTTGGGCACCACAGACAATAAAGGGAGCAATGCACCATATTTTTTCTATTCTGTTCTTATCCAGATCCTTATATTGCGCCCATCACTGAGGTATCTGAGCCCCTTTCACTGATTCATTAAACAACATGACTAGCATCTGTCTCATGCATATGTCCTCCAGTACAGTGCCACGAGAGTGCCATTATAGTATCTTTAAAGCGTCTCATTGGGCATGGAAGGATTTGTTATATTTCCATCTTAATGgcttaatcctgctcccattcgcaaaggcaaaactccaattgatttgaatgggagctGGATTGAATCCTCACTTGGCGTTTTCCTGTGGGAGGTCCCTTTGTGGTTTGTCACAAGGATGATATATTTCTAATGCAGATTTTTGTGAGTGAATATTTCTTTCAgaatcttttacattttttttatgaCAGTGATATAAGTCCACGTGACACTTCAGAAATCCTGTAAAAGAGAGGGTCACTCCCACTTTACAAGATGATGGACAGATCCTATCGCCTTTGCTCATGAGACCAATCAGttgcattgactttagtgggaatgCTAACAAGAGAAACACTAGCAGGATCAGGCCAGAATTCAGACTGACTTGGATAGATGTGATACATGGGACCATAGTTCCAGCACAAGAAGGTATCAAGACATTATGAAGAGAGTAATGTGGGAAAGCTACCCAAAATAATTGTGTTTTAAGGAAGTATTTGAAAGGGGAATGGGAGGGCCCTTCATGTATGGAAGCAGAGAGGCATgcgtggagcagggtgggggtgtggtGGGACACAAAAGTAAATAGGCAGCAATTATGCTACAAAAAACAATCTTCTTACAGAAACCAATAAAGGAAAACCAGAGCTGGTATGTAAATGGCACTTCGTGTaacttaaatgaaaacaaaccgCTTGGATTTTTCATAACCAccaattttcagtggaaaaattatttttttatttgtgtaataCCAACACTGTGCCTCAAAGAGATGATGATCCATATAAAAATACAAACtacatctcccttccccctcccccccacatttaggacctgatcctgtaaactGCTAAGCTCTCTCTACTCCATGAAGTCAATGCAAGTTGAGACCACTCAGCATTTTGCATGTCAGAGATTTATGGGATAGGGTTAGAGCTGGCAAGCATCAGTGGGTTGTTTTGCATTGAAAATGGGTGGCGATTGACATTTCAGGCAGTATGTTTGTATGTCTTAAGTTACATAAAGTACTATTTACATACCAactcttgtttttttttactggtttCCGTAAGAAGATCGTTTTCTTTAGCATAATCACTGGCCAGTTTACTTGTGTGTCCAGTCTTCGTTGTGCTCTTGTTATAGTGGTTTGAGTGACTTTTTCTTACTGATGTGTGCAGTTAGACCTAGGATTGCAAAGTGTCTGGTTTTCGGTCGGAAAGCCCAGTCAAAAAAGGACCCTTTCAGCTCTGGTCAAcaccgctgaccgggccattagaagtctggttggtggggctggcaggctccctgcttcgctctgcgcagctcccagaagcggcaaTATGGCTCTCCAGCTCCTAAGTGGAGGGacggccagggggctccacatactgcccccactccagctctgcagatcccattggctgggaactatggccaatgggagctacaggggtggcgcctgcagtgGAGGcagcacagagccgcctggccacctCTACACGTAGGAGCCGAGGGATGTCGCCGCTTCCAGGCTAAaccacccagagcctgctcccgcacccatgccccagccctgagccccatccacacccaaactccctcccgaaGCCCATatgccacacacaccccctcgcacctcaaccccttgcctcggcctggagccccctctcacaTTCTGAAccccctcagcccctgcctggagctccctcctgcaccccaaacccctcatccctgcccccagcccagagcctgcaccccaaccccctgccccagcccagtgaaaatgagcgagtgagtgagggtggaggagaaaaAGCGACAGAgagagtggggatggagtgagcaggtggcagggcctcggagaaggggaggggcaggggcggggcaagagtgttcggttttgtgtaaaaagttggcaaccctagttaggCCTGATCCTACAACTGGATCCATATGGACAGACATAAATACTTCCTGCACAGAGGCCCATTGAAGCCAGCAAGGCATGGGCATAAGAGTCCATCCACATGGACccagttgcaggattggagcctcaGGTAGGAAATgttagttacattttaaaaactcaaatGATTTATTTAAGAGCCCTGTTGGGGGAGAGTGGGAAAGTGGGTAGTGGCATCTGgttaatataatttaaaacatatttctgCCGGACCCTAAATATAGTTAAAATCTCACTAattcaataataaaaaaattcccTCCTGGCTAGACTGAGGAAATTTTATGCTGAGAATGAACCCAGAATAATTTTTTCAAGGCATTATATAGTCCCTTGGAAATATAAGAGTGTATAATTGAGATGCTGATACAAACTTAACTATAGTGTCATTATGGAGTCTTGTTTGCTATGCTGtgcaaattgtttaaaaataacaacTCCTGTTTTGAACTGTAGtttattaatttttctttttcatgagTGGTAAACAAGAATGTTTCTGTGGCCCATGTGTGAGAAGAATTTGAGAGAaatggcgggggggtgggggggcagttctgaaactgaccaaaaatacaacattaaaaaatttatttacagtcaacaaaacagaaaaaaaataatctgggCTACATTTCTTCACACAGCCAATGTGTCTTCAGTTCACTTACATCAAACGACCCTTTATGTTAATAGTATGAATGCTAATGTGTTTATGAATAATTGTTTGGTTGTGTGTGTTCTTTGTCCAGTTGAAACTGGAATCCCTTCAGTACATTGTAAATGGAAAACACTTATTCTGGCTTGTTTGATTACAATGAGAGCCTGTtgactttctctttttaaaacatgCTGGTGGAACACATGTATTTGTATCCTCCACATAGATACAGCTGATgtttgccaatattttaaaaacatctatGACTTAAAACTTGTTCATATTTAATATACAGCATTAGTACAACTGGTTTGCCAAAATAATATGGCATCGCTCCAAAACTCTTTAACTTGAGCATAAAATCAAAAAACATACAAATTCTTATTAGCAGATTTCTTATGGTCTTTTTAGCTGTATTTTAAGCAGAGGCTCTAGAGTgagattttgatctcagttacacttgtgTAAGTCTGGTGTCATTTTATCTGAGTTACTGGGAGCTAGTTTTCTGGGTCTCTCTCAGGATTTTGTACTGGGTTCAATCGCCATAGTGTGAAGTCACACCACTCTTTTGAGAATGCATAGGCAGAATACAGGACTATTTTTCATTTCTTGTGCCCAGTGTATCTGGTGGCACCTGGCAAGATTTGGGATTCATTGGACCTTTTATGGGTATTTCTGTTACTAACAGCCTGCTGTGCTAATGATCTTATTGTGCATAATGGCATTCCAACTTTGGGACACTATGAGGATGCTGTGGGTGCAGGGAGCAACAGTCTGGCTACCTTGTATATATAATTCAGATTCCAACAATAGAAAGAAAAAGTACATCCCACCTCCAGTGTGCAGTTCTATAGGAGGAGGCGGGAAAGCAGTTGTGATTTGCACTGGAGTATTGTTATAATACATGTACAAAATTGCATTTCAGTAAAGAATACAAAGGTACTTACAGAAGCTGCAATGAGAGTAGACAGCCTTTCAATCACCTTTATTGAAGTGTTTGCAGTTCTCATTTTGAGAGAGTTGGAACAATAGTAACTCATAATTTAATCTGTATGCAGGACATTTTATTCAGTCAAAAATAGAAGCGGTACAGATCCACCGGGGCTTTGCAGTTGGTGATgcggtttgtttgtttgttgctgttGAATGATTTGAAAGTCTGAGCAACCTACAGAGGGCTCAGTTGTCACGCTCAGCCCAGAAGAAGGGTGGGTTGTCAGGGTGTCAGTTGCAGCTCCCTCGTCCTGCAGTCCCCAGCCTGGGTGATggttacaccagtggaggatggGCCCAGCAGAGTGGAGCTCTGCCACATTCCTTCTCCCTGGAAGTGCTCTCTATGTCAAGGGTGAGGCGGGATAAGGAGCGGGCTCTGCTTTACAGCAGCATGACATTCTCCACAAGGAAAACTCCCTGCTCGCAATTTACAGGCAGTATCTGACCCCTGCCTAAGCAGCCCAGTGTTTTGATCGGATTTCAAAGTTTCGTTTAATTTTGGGCTTGCATGATTGAGATTAGACTAGCAGTGGAAATGGTACTTGCCCTGACTTTCTGTTGTATTCCTTTCCCACAGAACTCAATCCGGCATAATTTGTCACTTCACAGTCGATTCATCAGGGTACAGAATGAAGGAACTGGGAAAAGCTCTTGGTGGATGATTAATCCAGATGGTGGAAAAGGTGGGAAGCCCCCCCGGAGACGTGCTGTTTCAATGGACAATAGCAACAAGTACACAAAGAGCAGAGGCCGAGCAGCTAAGAAAAAGGCAGCCCTGCAAGCTGCACAAGAAGCTAGCGAGGACAGCCCATCTCAGCTTTCCAAGTGGCCAGGGAGCCCAACTTCCCGCAGCAGTGATGAGCTGGATGCTTGGACAGATTTCCGCTCTCGTACAAATTCAAATGCCAGTACAATAAGTGGCCGTTTGTCACCGATATTGGCGAGTACCGAACTCGATGACGTTCAGGATGATGATGCTCCACTTTCTCCAATGCTGTACAATAGTCCATCAAGCATGTCCCCATCGGTAAATAAACCATGTACTGTTGAGTTGCCGAGGTTGACTGATATGGCAGGCACAATGAACTTGAATGATGGACTGACAGATAACCTCATCATGGATGATCTTTTGGACAATATAAcgctcccctctccccaacagTCACCATCAGGGGGGCTCATGCAAAGAAGCTCCAGTTTTCCATATGGTTCCAAAGGTTCCGGACTTGGTTCTCCATCAAGTAATTTCAACAGTGCTGTGTTTGGACCATCATCTCTGAATTCTCTTCGTCAGTCTCCCATGCAAACCATTCAAGAGAACAAGCAAGCTACCTTTTCTTCCATTTCTCATTATAACAACCAGACGCTGCAGGATCTGCTGGCATCTGACTCACTTAGTCACAGTGATGTCATGATGACGCAGTCTGATCCACTCATGTCTCAAGCCAGCACAGCTGTGTCTGCCCAGAATTCACGCAGGAGTATCATGCTTCGTAGTGATCCAATGATGTCATTTGCTGCTCAGTCCAACCAGGGAAGTTTGGTCAATCAGAACCTGCTCCACCACCAACATCAATCTCAGAATTCTTCTCTTGGTGGCAGTCGTGCCTTGTCAAATTCCATCAGTAACATGGGCTTAAATGATACGAACAACTTGGGGTCGGCCAAACACCAGCAGCAGTCACCTGTCAATCAATCTATGCAAACACTTTCTGACTCGCTCTCAGGCTCTTCTTTGTATTCCACTAGTGTGAACCTTCCAGTCATGGGGCATGATAAATTCCCAAGTGATTTGGACCTGGATATTTTCAATGGAAGCTTGGAATGTGACATGGAGTCCATTATCCGCAGTGAACTCATGGATGCAGATGGGTTGGATTTTAACTTCGATTCCCTCATCTCAGCTCAGAACGTTGTCAGTCTGAACGTGGGGAGCTTCACTGGTGCTAAGCAGGCTTCGTCACAGAGTTGGGTGCCAGGCTGAAGGATCTTTGAGAAAAGGAGAAATGGGCAAAGCAGGTCAGTGTTCTGTAGACATGGTAAAAAtatttggtttgttgttttttattggtGGTTACCCTGAGTAGTCAATAGTTTGTGTGCATTAATGATATTAATGTGGTCTGTGGTGAACTTGTTGTATTGTGATATATATGATATAAGCAAACTTAGGAGGTgttgagggaggggaggaaaagctAAAGGTTGTAAAGATTTCAAGTTCAAAGTTCAGGGCTAACCCCCAGACCCCAATTAGGCAGTTTCTTCTCAGCTGCAACACTGTCACTgagggagacagtgtcaaaagccaccggcttttttaatttagtttttagaAATGTTAACTACTAATTAAACCAAACTTTTTAGTtacagaaaataatgaaaaaccaATTAACAGTGGAAGATGTGTGTTTTAGGACTCATGGAACTCAGAAATGACTTATTTTTATATCACGCCAGACTGAACCTTCACCACAGTATACAGCCCAAGTAACCAAATAACCGGGGTGATATGCAGGGATGGTTGGTGGCAGAGGGCCCCATGGTGTATGGAACAGCAGTACAGCATAGGATAAGAGATTGCACTCATGGATCTACTCAGTGCATGAATCTGGTGCGGTAAAGTGCACAACGGATTGGGACTTAATCAGAGCTGTATTTTTGCTATACATATTTTTCACATTCTTTTCTCAAGGAAAAATATGCAAAAATCATGGAATTATTAGGAACCTGGGCCCAGGGAACAGCCATTTTAAATGTGTAAAATGTGTAAGGGGTAATCACAGCCAAAAGTCGCCAACTCTTTCcattttagggcccaatcctgtaatctGTCCTATGCATGACTCCTGGTATCTTCACTTAGAGTTTCACTCACATAACACCAGCGGATTTGGGCTGTAATATATTCCTGGTTAGGCGTTAGCCTCTTCCCATCTTTTTGAATTGACTACAGTTTCATGGGGTTTCTCCATATTTCTTTTCCTTAATAGTGGAAATTGTCAAGCTTGCCGCTGATGTCAATGTGCTCCTCTTTGTTTCTGCAGATCATTTGGGTTTTCATCTGCATCCATACATCCATCTTCTTACATACACACATTCACTCTCTCATGTTATAGATTCCTCCTGAAGTGTCCTTTGTCTCCAATGTTTGTTTATTAGTATAGGGGAATAGATTTCAAAATACAGGAGTACAAAAGGTTAGTTATAAATTAGAGTGTGGAAATTCCATTAACTTTAGACTAATGTATAGAATACCCCAACTGCAAGGCTAATAGTTTGCGACATactataaactttttttttgtctttcaagtTTAAATTGCATAACGTGCTGACGAACAGCCCGCTGACCCTTGCTACTTGAGGTATTCTGTAGTTAATGGAGATTTCTTTCTCTAATTCACAGTTAGACGGTTAAGGAAAGGCTTTGAAGCTGGGGAACAGCAGTGGTGAGCGATGCTTCCAGCTGCATGTTTTGAGCATTGTAGAAGATACAGAttgatttgttgtctgaaacagaAAGGACTGTGCCATGTACAGAATTCCTTCATTTAGTCTTCAGAGGCCACTTCAGTAGATGTGATAGTTGGCTGCCCCCATCCTTTATCTTGTCTGGAAGAAAGGAGCTTCACTGATTTCTTTGCAGTACAAGCCAAACTCTTTCCACATGTCAGACTGCTGAAGTGCAAGGCCGGGAGATGGTCTTTGGAGAGAATGAGCCGAAGAATCTTAATCTCATCCTGCTGATCATTCTGTAGGATAGCACCTTGACAAGGCCGTGCATGCTATGTGGTTATTTACTGAAATTCAAAAGACTCAGACTCTCTTTCAGTTTTgtcttttaataattttaaaaaagaatgattGCCGTCCCTCAGACTCTAGAACCCTTGTCCTTGAACTATTAACAAAAACTTCCAAAACTCCATACTTGTTGAGAGAGCtggtttttttctgtgtgtgtttgtttcttttccttctcaATGCATACATAGTGTATTGAGTTAGAAATCCCAAATCTTCAAGTGATGCATAAAAACAAAGCAGGAATGTTATCACAGTAAAATGTACAAGGTCACCGTTTGCCAACAGGCCTCACAAAAATAAATGCCCTTGACAATATTGGTTGACAAAATGTATCCAAGGAAATGCCTTGACACCATGTTTTAGTAGCATCGCTATGCCACTTACACGAAAAGGATATCTACATGGAGCCTTGGCTGGGCAACATTATAATAAGTGTTCTGCGGAGGAATATCTGCAAAGTTCTCTCAGCTGCCTCATAAAAGATTGCCCTTTGTCATTCATGGAAAGAATAGATGTCTTGATCTTTCCCAGGCTGAATACTCAGAATAAAGAAACTGGTACTTGTGTATGAAAGGCCTTTCTCTACAAAGGACAGACTTGTTAACTCTGGTGGAGTACTGGCCACTTTTCTGTGGAAGGCTGTCATGGCCTCTGATTATTGGACCTGGTGCTATTGGTTCATTTGGTACCAGGTGCAAGGGTAGATGTGTTTTTTGTCTGAATTTACTGATTATGAATAGTTCCTGGTTTATTAAACAATCCCATTTGAGAATTTGCTTCCATATGAGTGTCTCTTATTTTGGTAAAAGTGTCTCACATAAAATATTATGCAGTAATTCTGCACTGCTTTTTCAATTATTTGTCTGCTTCACCATAGTTATAAGGAGCTTGAATTAAATGCTTCTCTAAGCAATTTTCTGATCTCAGTAAAGAATCTTTATAAGATTAAAGCTTAAGAAACTACTTTTCAGCAGAATGTTTCAGCCATTGCAAACTTGAAATCTGCTCCACGAAAAAGGCTGAGTGGgatttcaaaaccaaaatgtatCATTTTCAACAGGTTATCAACATACATAGAATACTAAGTACTAAATTTTCCATAAACCGGCAAAATCTCTTGGGAGTCAGTTTTTTGGAAAGAACAAatagagttgttttgtttgtGCTTAGAATTTATTTTCTacgtgggatttttttttttattttttaatccaaaGACTTTCTTTATAGGGCCAATGCAAATGTGCAAATAATCCAATGTTATGAATTTAGTTTATGTAGAAATTTCTGAGATAGAACACTCCCCACTTTTGTTACACTGGCTATGTGCCTCTGATGGTAACCAGGACCAGCATTTCAGAGGGACCTGATTGGAGCATGATATAATGGTTGTTGGTTTTAGTCTAgaagaaggaaagggagagaatcAGTAAACTTTCTCCTACTTCATTCACTTGTCTGCGATTTCCTCCTGTTCAGACAGTTGAGGCGTGTGTTCCTTtttagcttcctttcttttgtccCCCTCCCAAAGGTATTGAATGTACCCCCCAACACCCTCAATAATCAGGACAATTTTTCAGTCACTATTTCCCTAACCTCTCTTTAGAGTACTTCTGATTGTTAATGTCTCTTCTTATCACCTGGGTGTTCCACAACAGCTCTTCTTCGTTTTGTGGTTGTTCTCACCCACTGAACACTCAGGAAGCAGTACTGACCAAAACGTACCTAGAAAGGTAGAATAGTTTGGAACTTTATATCAGAATGTCATGGGCTGGTGATCAGCATCTTctgaagagagattttaaatttCTATTTCATCGGATTCCTCTAGGTTCCATAATATAGTTGCAGGGGGATTGAGTTGACTtgtttaaaaattgaaaacaaaaatacctCAAAAATTGGCTAGAGACGTTCATTTTTCCTTCAGGCATCATTTAAAATAGTACATTCCTAGGTCAGagagtcctggcaaagtcagctAACTATAGTTGTAGATTACCCAAATTACAAAGGGTAACCCATAGTGTTACATCACTGAAAACAACAATTACCTCCACAATATAGCAAATGAGATGAATTTTTGGGC from Lepidochelys kempii isolate rLepKem1 chromosome 3, rLepKem1.hap2, whole genome shotgun sequence encodes the following:
- the FOXO3 gene encoding forkhead box protein O3 isoform X1 — translated: MAEASPAAPLSPLDVELDPEFEPQSRPRSCTWPLQRPELQASPAKPSGEAAADAASMIPEEEDDEEEGGSSPMAIGSGGGGEALAPEEAARLLAPLSGVGTEGSGQAPGAAAAGGSGLGGGQPAAAAAAPRKCSSRRNAWGNLSYADLITRAIESAPDKRLTLSQIYDWMVRCVPYFKDKGDSNSSAGWKNSIRHNLSLHSRFIRVQNEGTGKSSWWMINPDGGKGGKPPRRRAVSMDNSNKYTKSRGRAAKKKAALQAAQEASEDSPSQLSKWPGSPTSRSSDELDAWTDFRSRTNSNASTISGRLSPILASTELDDVQDDDAPLSPMLYNSPSSMSPSVNKPCTVELPRLTDMAGTMNLNDGLTDNLIMDDLLDNITLPSPQQSPSGGLMQRSSSFPYGSKGSGLGSPSSNFNSAVFGPSSLNSLRQSPMQTIQENKQATFSSISHYNNQTLQDLLASDSLSHSDVMMTQSDPLMSQASTAVSAQNSRRSIMLRSDPMMSFAAQSNQGSLVNQNLLHHQHQSQNSSLGGSRALSNSISNMGLNDTNNLGSAKHQQQSPVNQSMQTLSDSLSGSSLYSTSVNLPVMGHDKFPSDLDLDIFNGSLECDMESIIRSELMDADGLDFNFDSLISAQNVVSLNVGSFTGAKQASSQSWVPG
- the FOXO3 gene encoding forkhead box protein O3 isoform X2, with the protein product MHILNSIRHNLSLHSRFIRVQNEGTGKSSWWMINPDGGKGGKPPRRRAVSMDNSNKYTKSRGRAAKKKAALQAAQEASEDSPSQLSKWPGSPTSRSSDELDAWTDFRSRTNSNASTISGRLSPILASTELDDVQDDDAPLSPMLYNSPSSMSPSVNKPCTVELPRLTDMAGTMNLNDGLTDNLIMDDLLDNITLPSPQQSPSGGLMQRSSSFPYGSKGSGLGSPSSNFNSAVFGPSSLNSLRQSPMQTIQENKQATFSSISHYNNQTLQDLLASDSLSHSDVMMTQSDPLMSQASTAVSAQNSRRSIMLRSDPMMSFAAQSNQGSLVNQNLLHHQHQSQNSSLGGSRALSNSISNMGLNDTNNLGSAKHQQQSPVNQSMQTLSDSLSGSSLYSTSVNLPVMGHDKFPSDLDLDIFNGSLECDMESIIRSELMDADGLDFNFDSLISAQNVVSLNVGSFTGAKQASSQSWVPG